A region from the Corylus avellana chromosome ca7, CavTom2PMs-1.0 genome encodes:
- the LOC132186402 gene encoding aspartyl protease family protein At5g10770: MVDAMPLLPMMLPLLFLYLSINANEVHCYEEKTLSLQTFQWKQQSGNNPSCLSRKSRKENGATILEVKHTDYCSGKIIDWNKKLQKRLILDDFHVRSLQSRFKNTASVAGTGDASEAQMPLTSGIKLQTLNYIVTIGLGGRNMTVIVDTGSDLTWVQCLPCKLCYNQQEPLFNPSSSPSYQLVSCNSSTCQSLQFASGNPGICGSNQSTTCNYVVNYGDGSYTRGELAHEHLNLGTTPVNNFVFGCGRNNKGLFGGASGLMGLGRSDLSVISQSSAIFGGVFSYCLPSTEAGASGSLAMGGDSSGFKNFTPISYTRMVHNPQLSTFYFLNLTGISIGGVALQAPSFGKGGILIDSGTVITRLAPSVYETVKAEFLKQFSGFPPAPGFSILDTCFNLSGYQEVNIPAMKFHFEGNAEMYVDITGIFYFVKTDASQVCLALASLSYEDEIGIIGNYQQKNQRVIYDSKQSMLGFAGESCSFM; this comes from the exons ATGGTGGATGCGATGCCCCTTTTGCCAATGATGCTTCCTCTTCTGTTTCTTTACCTCAGTATTAATGCAAATGAGGTTCACTGCTATGAAGAGAAGACCCTCAGCCTGCAAACATTTCAATGGAAGCAGCAAAGTGGCAATAATCCAAGTTGCCTCTCCCGGAAATCAA GGAAGGAGAATGGTGCAACCATATTGGAAGTGAAGCACACAGACTACTGCTCGGGAAAGATCATTGACTGGAATAAGAAGCTACAAAAGCGTTTGATATTGGATGATTTTCATGTCCGGTCACTGCAATCCCGGTTTAAGAACACGGCATCGGTGGCTGGTACCGGAGATGCTTCAGAAGCTCAAATGCCATTAACATCTGGCATAAAACTTCAGACTCTAAACTACATTGTAACCATAGGATTGGGAGGCAGAAATATGACAGTGATTGTAGACACAGGAAGTGATTTGACATGGGTTCAATGCTTGCCATGCAAGTTATGCTACAATCAACAAGAACCTCTCTTCAACCCTTCTTCATCCCCATCATACCAGTTAGTTTCCTGCAATTCATCAACCTGTCAGTCTCTGCAATTTGCTTCTGGGAATCCAGGAATCTGTGGGAGTAACCAATCTACAACTTGTAACTATGTTGTTAACTATGGAGATGGATCATATACTAGAGGAGAGCTAGCTCATGAGCATCTTAATCTTGGAACAACTCCTGTGAACAATTTTGTATTTGGCTGTGGAAGGAACAACAAAGGTCTTTTTGGTGGAGCTTCAGGTCTAATGGGTCTGGGAAGGAGTGATCTCTCAGTGATTTCTCAAAGTTCTGCCATTTTTGGAGGAGTTTTCTCCTACTGTCTACCTTCCACAGAAGCTGGAGCTTCTGGTTCATTGGCAATGGGTGGAGATTCTTCAGGGTTCAAGAATTTCACTCCCATTTCTTACACCAGAATGGTTCATAATCCACAGCTATCCACCTTCTATTTTCTCAACCTTACAGGAATTAGCATTGGTGGGGTGGCTTTACAAGCTCCAAGTTTTGGTAAAGGTGGAATTCTGATCGACTCTGGAACTGTTATTACAAGGCTTGCTCCATCAGTTTATGAGACTGTGAAAGCAGAGTTTCTGAAACAATTTTCTGGGTTTCCTCCAGCACCTGGATTTTCTATCTTGGACACTTGCTTTAACCTCAGTGGATATCAGGAAGTGAACATTCCTGCAATGAAATTTCACTTTGAGGGTAATGCTGAGATGTATGTGGATATAACAGgcatcttttattttgtaaagaCTGATGCATCTCAGGTTTGCTTGGCTCTTGCAAGCCTCTCCTACGAAGATGAAATTGGTATTATTGGGAATTATCAGCAGAAGAATCAAAGGGTTATATATGATAGTAAACAGTCCATGCTGGGATTTGCAGGAGAAAGTTGCAGTTTCATGTGA